Proteins encoded in a region of the Halothiobacillus diazotrophicus genome:
- a CDS encoding DNA-directed RNA polymerase subunit alpha yields MQLGSTELLKPRLVDVQVLDETRARVVLEPLERGFGYTLGNALRRILLSSIPGVAVTEAEIEGVVHEYTTIEGVHEDVLEILLNLKGLSVVLHGRDEAVLSIKKTGPGTITAADIKTDHAVEIINPDHHIATLNVQGALAMTFKVQRGKGYVPASARREESGGQIGRLLVDASFSPLRRVAYSVERARVEQRTDLDSLVLDIETNGSISAEDAIRHAAGILVDQLSVFVDLKAEKSEPVQEQAPTVDPILLRPVDDLELTVRSANCLKAENIYYIGDLIQRTEIELLKTPNLGKKSLTEIKDVLAKQGLSLGQRLESWPPAELQNLAETKI; encoded by the coding sequence ATGCAATTGGGTTCTACCGAACTGCTCAAGCCGCGATTGGTTGATGTCCAGGTTCTGGACGAAACGCGTGCGCGCGTCGTGCTGGAGCCGCTTGAGCGCGGTTTTGGCTATACGCTGGGTAATGCGCTCCGTCGTATCCTGCTGTCTTCCATCCCGGGCGTTGCGGTGACCGAGGCAGAAATCGAAGGCGTAGTTCACGAATACACCACGATCGAAGGTGTACACGAAGACGTCCTCGAGATCCTGTTGAATCTCAAGGGGCTGTCCGTCGTTCTGCACGGCCGTGATGAGGCGGTTCTGAGCATCAAGAAGACGGGTCCCGGTACGATTACCGCAGCGGATATCAAGACTGACCATGCCGTCGAGATCATCAATCCCGATCATCACATTGCGACCCTGAACGTACAGGGGGCACTCGCGATGACATTCAAGGTGCAGCGTGGCAAAGGCTATGTCCCTGCCAGCGCGCGTCGTGAAGAGTCGGGTGGTCAAATTGGCCGTCTGCTAGTGGATGCATCCTTCTCTCCTCTGCGTCGTGTCGCTTATTCGGTTGAGCGCGCGCGTGTGGAGCAGCGTACCGATCTGGATTCCCTGGTGCTCGATATCGAAACCAATGGTTCCATTTCTGCCGAGGATGCCATTCGTCATGCTGCAGGCATTCTGGTTGACCAGTTGTCTGTCTTCGTGGACCTGAAAGCGGAGAAATCCGAGCCGGTTCAAGAGCAGGCGCCGACCGTCGATCCGATTCTGTTGCGGCCGGTCGATGACTTGGAGCTGACGGTTCGTTCCGCCAACTGCCTGAAGGCCGAAAACATTTATTACATCGGTGACCTGATTCAGCGCACCGAAATTGAACTGCTCAAAACCCCGAACCTGGGCAAGAAATCCCTGACCGAAATCAAGGATGTCCTGGCGAAGCAGGGGTTGTCACTGGGACAGCGACTCGAAAGCTGGCCGCCGGCTGAGTTACAAAATCTGGCTGAGACCAAGATCTAA
- the uvrB gene encoding excinuclease ABC subunit UvrB: MQESHFQLVTDYQPAGDQPTAIAQLTEGLSDGLAQQTLLGVTGSGKTFTIANVIDRVQRPALVLAPNKTLAAQLYGELKGFFPRNAVEYFVSYYDYYQPEAYVPASDTFIEKDASVNEHIEQMRLSATKALLERRDVIIVATVSSIYGLGDPNAYLKMILHLVRGEKADQRQILRRLAEMQYTRNDMDFRRGTYRVRGDVIDIHPAESDDEGVRIELFDNEIEQITLFDPLTGATRRRIPRYTVYPSSHYVTPRDQLLTAVELIKTELDDRLKVLEAENKLVEAQRLAQRTRFDIEMIRELGYCNGIENYSRYLSGRAPGEPPPCLYDYLPPDALLVIDESHVTVPQLGAMYKGDRSRKETLVNFGFRLPSALDNRPLQFAEFERMMPQTIHVSATPGPYEDAHAAQVVEQVVRPTGLIDPEIEIRPVASQVDDVLSEITQRAEKEERVLITTLTKRMAEDLTDYLSEHGVRVRYLHSDVDTVERVEIIRDLRLGHFDALIGINLLREGLDIPEVSLVAIFDADKEGFLRSERSLIQTIGRAARNLHGKAILYADRVTDAMRKAIDETERRREKQMQFNREQGITPTGITKRIRDILESGEDRIPGAKPAARGQSRTRGVAETSGAYQSPEQTLRTIKGLEAEMYQAARDLEFEQAAQIRDQIQKLREQLILQDAD; encoded by the coding sequence ATGCAAGAGTCGCACTTCCAGCTCGTTACCGATTATCAACCCGCCGGCGACCAGCCCACCGCCATCGCCCAACTGACCGAAGGGCTGAGCGATGGACTGGCGCAACAGACGCTGCTGGGCGTGACCGGCTCGGGCAAGACGTTCACGATCGCCAACGTCATCGACCGCGTGCAGCGCCCCGCCCTGGTCCTCGCCCCCAACAAGACGCTCGCCGCCCAGCTGTATGGCGAGCTCAAGGGCTTCTTCCCCCGGAATGCGGTGGAATACTTCGTCTCCTACTACGACTACTATCAGCCGGAAGCCTATGTCCCGGCCTCCGACACCTTCATCGAGAAGGACGCCTCGGTCAACGAACATATCGAACAGATGCGACTCTCCGCCACCAAGGCACTGCTCGAACGCCGCGACGTCATTATCGTCGCCACGGTCTCGTCGATCTACGGGCTCGGCGACCCCAATGCCTACCTGAAGATGATCCTGCATCTCGTGCGCGGCGAGAAGGCGGACCAGCGGCAGATTCTGCGCCGGCTGGCGGAAATGCAATACACCCGAAACGACATGGACTTCCGCCGGGGCACCTATCGGGTTCGCGGCGACGTCATCGATATCCATCCCGCAGAATCGGATGACGAGGGCGTCCGGATCGAGCTGTTCGACAATGAGATCGAACAGATCACGCTGTTCGATCCGCTGACCGGGGCCACGCGCCGACGCATTCCACGATACACGGTCTATCCGTCATCCCACTATGTGACGCCGCGCGACCAGCTGCTGACGGCGGTCGAACTGATCAAGACCGAACTGGACGATCGCCTCAAGGTGCTCGAGGCGGAAAACAAGCTCGTCGAGGCCCAGCGGTTGGCGCAACGAACCCGATTCGACATCGAGATGATCCGCGAACTCGGCTACTGCAACGGCATCGAGAACTACTCCCGCTACCTGTCGGGCCGGGCACCCGGCGAACCACCCCCATGCCTGTACGACTACCTGCCGCCCGACGCCCTGCTGGTCATCGACGAATCGCACGTGACCGTCCCCCAACTCGGCGCCATGTACAAGGGGGACCGCTCCCGCAAGGAAACCCTCGTGAACTTCGGTTTCCGACTCCCCTCCGCCCTCGACAATCGACCGCTGCAGTTCGCGGAGTTCGAACGGATGATGCCGCAGACCATTCACGTATCCGCCACCCCCGGCCCCTACGAGGACGCGCACGCGGCCCAGGTCGTCGAACAGGTGGTTCGCCCCACGGGGCTCATCGATCCCGAGATCGAGATCCGCCCGGTGGCCAGCCAGGTGGACGATGTCCTGTCGGAAATCACCCAACGCGCGGAGAAAGAGGAACGCGTCCTCATCACGACGTTGACCAAGCGCATGGCCGAAGACCTCACGGACTATCTGTCCGAGCACGGCGTACGCGTGCGCTATCTACACTCCGACGTCGACACGGTGGAACGCGTCGAAATCATCCGCGATCTTCGGCTGGGGCATTTCGACGCCCTCATCGGCATCAACCTGCTGCGCGAAGGCCTGGATATCCCGGAGGTGTCCCTGGTTGCCATTTTCGACGCGGACAAGGAAGGATTCCTTCGTTCGGAACGCTCGTTGATCCAGACCATCGGCCGGGCCGCGCGGAATCTGCATGGCAAGGCGATTCTTTATGCCGACCGGGTGACCGATGCCATGCGCAAGGCGATTGACGAAACGGAGCGGCGCCGGGAAAAGCAGATGCAGTTCAATCGCGAGCAGGGCATCACGCCGACGGGTATCACAAAGCGGATTCGGGACATTCTGGAATCCGGCGAGGATCGCATCCCCGGCGCCAAACCGGCCGCGCGCGGTCAATCCCGTACACGAGGTGTCGCCGAAACCAGCGGCGCATACCAGTCACCGGAACAGACCCTGCGCACGATCAAGGGATTGGAGGCCGAGATGTACCAGGCCGCGCGCGACCTCGAATTCGAACAGGCCGCCCAGATCCGCGACCAGATCCAGAAGCTGCGCGAACAGCTTATCCTTCAGGACGCGGACTGA
- the rlmB gene encoding 23S rRNA (guanosine(2251)-2'-O)-methyltransferase RlmB: MAGGKPRQTADWLAGFHAVEAALRHDGERVQEVIFELGRQDKRAQQLRELAAEVGVAYRDAPATYFAERVRADRELGRHQGVLAKYLPAPAGDEHDLLALLDGLREPAFLLVLDGVTDPHNLGACLRSAEAAGVHAVIVPRDRAVGLTPTVRKAASGAAERLPFIQVTNLARTLAALKERFIWIVGAAGGGMVSLYESDFATESVALVMGSEGEGMRRLTQEHCDQLIYIPMAAPVESLNVSVAAAVCLFEFRRRRDAPGVLSEQPRVR; the protein is encoded by the coding sequence ATGGCGGGCGGTAAACCTCGGCAGACGGCAGACTGGCTGGCCGGATTTCACGCCGTCGAAGCCGCGCTGCGGCACGATGGCGAGCGCGTGCAGGAAGTGATCTTCGAATTGGGGCGTCAGGACAAGCGCGCACAGCAGTTGCGGGAACTGGCCGCCGAGGTCGGGGTCGCCTACCGGGATGCGCCGGCGACCTATTTCGCCGAGCGGGTGCGGGCGGATCGCGAGCTGGGGCGCCATCAGGGCGTGCTGGCCAAGTATCTGCCGGCACCGGCCGGAGACGAGCACGATCTCCTCGCCTTGCTCGATGGGCTCCGGGAACCCGCGTTCCTGCTGGTGCTCGACGGTGTCACCGATCCGCATAACCTCGGCGCCTGCCTGCGCAGCGCCGAGGCGGCGGGGGTCCATGCGGTGATCGTCCCGCGCGATCGCGCCGTCGGTCTCACGCCCACCGTCCGCAAGGCCGCCTCTGGCGCGGCGGAGCGACTCCCCTTCATCCAGGTGACCAACCTGGCCCGGACGCTGGCCGCCTTGAAGGAGCGATTCATCTGGATCGTGGGTGCGGCGGGTGGTGGTATGGTGAGCTTGTACGAGTCCGACTTCGCCACCGAGTCCGTTGCGCTCGTGATGGGCAGCGAAGGCGAGGGCATGCGCCGCCTGACGCAGGAACACTGCGATCAGCTGATCTATATTCCCATGGCCGCCCCGGTCGAGAGTCTGAACGTCTCCGTAGCGGCGGCGGTCTGTCTGTTCGAGTTCCGCCGTCGTCGCGATGCGCCCGGGGTGCTATCGGAGCAGCCCCGAGTTCGCTAG
- a CDS encoding DUF302 domain-containing protein: MLIEKKSPYDLETTCQRLTEAVKANGFGVLHVHDIKNTLEGKGIPFDPACRVFEVCNPKRAKEVLTIQISLANALPCRIAVYERDGGIIVSMMSPASILNVLSDDQTLAEIATSVEASMVTMIDQAIA, translated from the coding sequence ATGCTGATCGAGAAGAAAAGCCCTTACGACCTGGAGACCACCTGCCAGCGCCTGACCGAGGCAGTCAAGGCCAATGGTTTCGGCGTACTTCATGTGCACGACATCAAGAATACGCTGGAGGGCAAAGGGATCCCCTTCGATCCGGCTTGTCGCGTCTTCGAGGTCTGCAACCCGAAACGCGCCAAGGAAGTGCTCACCATCCAGATCAGTCTCGCAAACGCCCTTCCCTGCCGGATCGCTGTTTATGAGCGTGATGGCGGCATTATCGTGTCCATGATGAGTCCGGCCAGCATTCTGAACGTATTAAGCGACGATCAGACACTCGCGGAAATTGCCACGTCGGTCGAGGCATCGATGGTGACCATGATCGACCAGGCGATTGCCTGA
- the rnr gene encoding ribonuclease R, whose amino-acid sequence MTQETVVDPNAALEAEKYDNPVASREFILQVLTEHDGPLTLNRMISQLEYDGDEERIEGLTRRLRAMERDGQVIRNRRGGYVPVTQTELVRGRVLGHRDGFGFLVPDDGGDDVFLSPRVMRALLNGDRAVVQVTGVDRRGRREGNLVEVIERANAEIVGRLVLEAGIAFVVPDHARMTQDVLVPMTDLNGARDGQIVRVALVEQPTLRHKPVGKIVEVLGDHMSPGMEIDVAIRSHGIPHEWPEAVLEAIDGMSDQVSEADKVGRIDLRHLPLVTIDGADSKDFDDAVYCQPTEAGFRVLVAIADVSHYVRVGTALDREGFCRATSVYFPGRVVPMLPEILSNGLCSLNPEVDRLCLCADMQIDREGRLVQYRFFEGVMRSAARLTYDTVAQILVTRDEEARGAHAHLLDPLESLYAVYHVLRAQREQRGAIDFDTVETRIVFGEGRKIEAIVPYERNDAHKIIEECMIAANVAAGRFVAEQKIPALYRVHDRPTAEKLTDLRAMLAEKGLGLGGGDEPTPRHFNELLSAAQLRPDFPIIQTMILRSLRQAVYAPENLGHFGLAHEHYAHFTSPIRRYPDLMVHRAIRHVLRTGGAGRFPYSHDEMVIIGEHCSNNERRADEATRDATDWLKCEFMLDKVGEVYAGRVSSVLGFGLFIELKEFFVEGLLHITALTKDYYLFDPVTLSLRGERTGRVYALNDEIRVRVARVDLDERKIDFVLPDDEEAMEEIEAQDADVDAETDGDGEQDPAKKKRKPRRRRRRKPASADGEGGSDTEAGNDDAGDSASDVEAPESRRDPESH is encoded by the coding sequence ATGACCCAAGAGACGGTAGTAGATCCGAACGCGGCCCTCGAGGCTGAGAAGTACGACAATCCGGTGGCCAGTCGCGAGTTCATTTTGCAGGTGTTGACCGAGCATGATGGCCCGCTGACGCTGAACCGGATGATCAGCCAGCTCGAGTACGATGGCGACGAGGAGCGTATCGAAGGGCTCACGCGACGGTTGCGGGCCATGGAGCGTGATGGCCAGGTGATCCGCAACCGCCGTGGCGGTTATGTGCCGGTCACCCAGACCGAGCTGGTTCGCGGCCGGGTCCTGGGTCATCGTGACGGCTTCGGTTTCCTGGTGCCCGACGATGGCGGCGATGATGTCTTCCTGTCGCCCCGTGTGATGCGCGCCCTGCTCAACGGCGACCGCGCCGTCGTCCAGGTGACGGGGGTCGATCGCCGGGGTCGCCGCGAGGGCAATCTCGTCGAGGTGATCGAACGAGCAAATGCCGAGATCGTCGGTCGCCTCGTGCTTGAGGCGGGGATTGCTTTCGTGGTCCCGGATCACGCGCGCATGACCCAGGATGTTCTGGTGCCGATGACCGACTTGAATGGTGCGCGGGACGGGCAGATCGTGCGCGTGGCCCTGGTCGAACAGCCGACCTTGCGCCACAAGCCGGTGGGCAAGATCGTCGAGGTGCTGGGCGATCACATGTCGCCCGGCATGGAGATCGATGTCGCCATCCGTTCCCATGGTATTCCGCACGAGTGGCCGGAAGCCGTACTGGAAGCGATCGACGGCATGAGCGATCAGGTCAGCGAGGCCGACAAGGTTGGCCGGATCGATCTGCGGCATCTGCCGCTCGTCACCATCGACGGCGCCGATTCCAAGGATTTCGACGATGCCGTGTACTGCCAGCCGACGGAAGCGGGTTTCCGGGTGCTGGTCGCGATCGCGGACGTCAGTCACTACGTGCGCGTCGGTACGGCACTCGACCGTGAAGGGTTCTGCCGGGCGACGTCCGTCTATTTCCCGGGCCGCGTCGTGCCGATGCTGCCGGAAATCCTGTCCAATGGCCTGTGCTCGCTGAATCCCGAAGTGGATCGGCTTTGCCTCTGTGCGGACATGCAGATCGATCGCGAGGGGCGGCTCGTCCAGTACCGGTTCTTCGAGGGCGTGATGCGCTCCGCGGCGCGACTAACTTACGACACCGTCGCCCAGATCCTGGTGACCCGTGACGAGGAAGCGCGCGGCGCCCACGCGCATCTGCTCGATCCGCTGGAATCCCTGTATGCGGTCTATCACGTGCTGCGCGCCCAGCGAGAGCAGCGGGGCGCCATCGATTTCGATACCGTCGAAACGCGCATCGTGTTTGGCGAAGGCCGCAAGATCGAGGCGATCGTGCCCTACGAGCGCAATGATGCCCACAAGATCATCGAGGAGTGCATGATCGCCGCGAACGTGGCGGCCGGACGTTTCGTCGCCGAGCAGAAGATTCCCGCCCTGTATCGCGTGCACGATCGGCCGACAGCGGAGAAGCTGACGGATCTGCGTGCCATGCTGGCCGAGAAGGGCCTGGGTTTGGGCGGCGGCGATGAACCGACGCCGCGCCATTTCAACGAGCTGTTGTCCGCTGCCCAGCTTCGCCCGGATTTCCCGATCATCCAGACCATGATCCTGCGCTCTCTGCGCCAGGCCGTCTACGCCCCGGAGAACCTCGGGCACTTCGGTTTGGCGCACGAGCACTATGCGCATTTCACCTCACCCATCCGCCGTTATCCGGATCTGATGGTGCACCGGGCGATCCGTCACGTGCTGAGAACCGGCGGTGCCGGGCGCTTCCCCTATTCGCACGACGAGATGGTGATCATTGGTGAGCACTGCTCCAACAACGAGCGCCGTGCCGACGAGGCGACGCGCGATGCGACCGATTGGCTCAAGTGCGAGTTCATGCTGGACAAGGTGGGTGAGGTCTATGCCGGACGCGTGTCTTCGGTATTGGGCTTTGGGCTGTTCATCGAGCTGAAGGAGTTCTTCGTCGAAGGGCTGCTGCACATTACGGCGCTGACCAAGGACTACTACCTGTTCGATCCTGTCACGCTGTCGCTGCGCGGTGAACGGACCGGGCGCGTCTATGCCCTGAACGACGAAATCCGCGTGCGGGTGGCGCGGGTGGACCTCGACGAACGCAAGATCGATTTCGTGTTGCCGGACGATGAGGAGGCCATGGAGGAGATTGAGGCGCAGGATGCCGATGTCGACGCGGAAACCGACGGCGATGGCGAGCAGGATCCGGCCAAGAAGAAGCGCAAGCCCCGCCGCCGCCGGCGCCGCAAGCCGGCTTCCGCAGACGGGGAAGGTGGATCGGACACGGAAGCCGGCAACGATGACGCGGGCGACTCGGCGTCCGATGTCGAGGCGCCGGAGAGCCGGCGCGATCCCGAATCGCACTGA
- the rplQ gene encoding 50S ribosomal protein L17, with protein MRHRLSGRQLGRNSDQRSALMRSLTNSLIEHELIKTTLPKAKELRRFAEPLITLAKEDSVHARRLAFARTRNKAVVGKLFGDLGPRFQSRAGGYVRILKCGNRPGDNAPMAYVEFVERGEVSASE; from the coding sequence ATGCGTCACCGTCTTTCGGGCCGTCAGTTAGGCCGTAATTCCGATCAACGCAGTGCGTTGATGCGTTCTTTGACTAATTCCTTGATCGAGCACGAGCTGATCAAGACCACCCTGCCCAAGGCCAAGGAGCTCCGTCGTTTTGCCGAGCCCCTGATCACCCTGGCCAAGGAAGATTCCGTTCATGCTCGCCGTCTGGCGTTTGCCCGTACCCGTAACAAGGCTGTTGTTGGCAAGTTGTTCGGTGATTTGGGTCCGCGATTCCAATCCCGGGCCGGTGGTTATGTGCGCATCCTGAAGTGCGGCAACCGCCCGGGCGACAATGCGCCGATGGCCTATGTCGAATTCGTGGAGCGCGGCGAAGTATCTGCCTCCGAGTAA